The sequence below is a genomic window from Streptosporangium lutulentum.
TGGGCGCCGTTCTGGCACTACCGCGGGCTCGGCAGGTACGGCGAGCAGCTGGCGCACCTGTTCACCCTGTTCCCCCGCGAACAGGTTCTGGTCTTCCGCTACCGGGACCTGGTCGACCGGCCCGCCGAAACCCTGGACCGGATCTGCCGCTTCCTCGGGGTCGAGACCGGTGTCATCACCGAGGTTCCCCGGGAGAACGTGACCGCGCACCCGGAGTCGACGCGCGGGCACCGCGTGCTGTCCCGGGCGTTGCGCGTCGGGTCGGCGGTCGGCCGGTTCCTGCCGTCGAGGGTGAGCGGAGTCCTGACCGATCCGCTGGAGCAGCGGCTGCAGCAGCGGGCGCGCTCTCGCCAGCCTCTGACCTGGGACCAGCGGGAGCAGCTGATCGGTTACTTCGCCAAGGACGTGGCGCTGCTCCAGAAGGTGACCGGCGAGGACTTCAGCGACTGGCTACGTCCTCGCGAGCGCTCCGGCGGACTGGTGGGCACCCGCCCCGCCGGCCAGCGCCAGGCCCGCAACGGGCGCCCGCAGCCGTAGCGCGGAGCCCGTACCGCGACGAACCACGCGGTACCGGAGCCCGTACGCCCCGCCGGTGTCCGGCGCGGGGCCCGTGCGGCGCGGCGGCGCCGCACGGGAGGTCGCGCGCCCTCGTCAGCGGAGTTCGGTGCGGAGCTCGTGCGCCCCGTCGGCGCGGGTGTACTCGTAGTAGAGCCGCCGCCCGCCCTCCGGCAGGTCCACGATGTCCAGGTAGCGCAGGCCACCGCCCGCGTGCGGCGAGGCCGCGGCGGGCACGGCACCGACCGGGGTCAGCACCGCCGGGTCGACACCGACGGCCACACCGGTCTTCTCCTCGTAGTTCTCCGCCGCGGTGGCCCGGCCGTCGTAGAAGGCCACCACCTGGTCGCCCAGGAAACGGACCGCGGCGATCCGCGCCCCCCGGGCGTCCCAGAGGCCGGGACGGCCGCTGAGCGCCGTGCCCTGCCAGATCCATTCGAGCCCGTCGGCGCTGGTGGCGTAGTCGCTCACCATCTGGTCGGCCTCCTCGGGCTCGGCCAGCGGGTGGCAGGAGGCCCACAGGTGCCACATGTCGCCCCGCCGTACGATCACCGGGTCCTTGACGCCCGTCTTCGGGTCGCCGGGCAGCACCATCCGGCGGTTCCCGGGGTCGAAGCCGGACGGGTCGTCGGCCTCCAGCACCTCCACCCGCCAGTGTTTGGTGCCGTAGGTGGCGCAGCTCAGGTAGAGCCGCCAGCGGCCTTCCGGAGTACGGACCAGCGTGGGCCGCTCCAGCGACTCGGTGTCCATCTCCTGCCGGCCGATCGTGAGGATGGTCTCGAACCGCACGCCGTCCGAGGATCGGGCGACGGCGACGGCGTAACCGCGCCCCTCACCGATCGGCCGGCGCAGCCGGTACGCGAGATAGATCAGCCCGTCGCTCGCCACCGCGCTCGGGGCACCCGCCCAGTGGCCTTCGCCCGGCTCCGCCGGTTCGATCGCCACCGCCGAACGTTCGGGGTCGGGAAGGAAGTCCTCGATAGTCAGCACGGCACCGACGTTAGGCAAGGCTTGCGCAGCACTCACGGAGAATCACCAATCATGGTCACGAGTTTTGGTCACCCTTGGACAATCGATGA
It includes:
- a CDS encoding sulfotransferase family protein, whose product is MPDFLTIGAPKSGTTALHAALARHPGLFLSPVKEPKFFLTDGPPPTRGGPGDVQTYREHIWRREDYEALFSAAPPGTLTGESTPLYLYDLAAQRRIRAAIPDARLIVVLRDPVERAHSNWTHLWSAGLEPIGDILRACEEEQRRIAAGWAPFWHYRGLGRYGEQLAHLFTLFPREQVLVFRYRDLVDRPAETLDRICRFLGVETGVITEVPRENVTAHPESTRGHRVLSRALRVGSAVGRFLPSRVSGVLTDPLEQRLQQRARSRQPLTWDQREQLIGYFAKDVALLQKVTGEDFSDWLRPRERSGGLVGTRPAGQRQARNGRPQP